Within Malus domestica chromosome 04, GDT2T_hap1, the genomic segment agttgaaaaccatttaataacacatttactaaaaaaattaaagcattaCTTGTTTCCACTTCTTTCATTTctttgtaaaattgaagcacatcttccgttggttcCTTATAGAAGTTTACTTCATTTGCTTAAGTCAATCATTAGTACACATTAGTACTTCTACCATTTTAGGAGTCAGGGATGCCCTAAAAGGGACCACAACCCTTCTCTCtaggctaaatgcattttcactagcaatAGTAGAAGTGGGGATTGCAAAGATATCCTTGGCCATTTATGAAAAAATTGGAAATTCTTTTGCGTTTGATTTCCATCAACTCaagagatcaaagtcaccaacaacaatgctaatataagtagggttttattttcaaattattggaatattataaatatatatatatatatatattataaatatgtgttatgtaattatatattatatttttggtaAGGTACGATAATACTGTGGTAATAGTATCCAATACCAATACCGTACTATGAAATTTTGTTAGAGTATAATAATGTATCATTAccgattggtacaaaaaatttgacaaaaaatcgGTATGAATGGTTAGCAATTCGATTGGCAggtaatttgacaaaaatattcaTCCCTAGTTGTGCATGTGAACATGGAAAGTGGGTAAACATCGATTTTGAAAACGACAAATATCTGTAATTAGGTGTAGTTTAATTATTGGTTTAAAAATCTTTATTAGCCTCAACGCTCAAATTTGCTTTCGGATTTCATGGTTTGTCGTACAAGGATCTTCGCTCGATCTTTTTCCTAGCGATCATTCAATCGTGTCTATTTATCGTATATTGtgtggtcagaaattatttaaaatttaaaatttaaaattcaaatacaaataatacctaacgaaaattaaccgtacgatgtacgatgaatgaacaCGATTGCGGGATTCCTAGGATCCCTATGAAAAGAATCCATCCTTTTCCTTGATTTCAGATGGTGCTGGaatcatttccaaaatttaatATTTGGAAATCATttccaaataaaattattttcctCTATGGCGGTGTTGTAATCATTtccaaataaggaaaactaatgaaaatatttgtaaactttgagttttaacgataaggacaaaataaaaagtaaagtgaatagacaaagattaactttttagtgtaaaaatgtgatttttcattaacttTTATGTTCCTTCCAAATATTGTACTTTGCCCCCCCCCCGTTATGAACGAAGTTGCTTCTAGTTTCACCCAACAAAAATAGTTTTTAGGTTCCTTTGTTTGTCCGGACTTCCAATCGGAAATTCGAACTTATTTTAGGTGTAAATGTgaatgtttttaattaattaagttcCAGTTCCTTGCATAATTCAAGCCTTCATGTGCTGAATGAAAATTCGACATTttaatgtatcaaatcaaagtTACTAGAATACGTTTTTTTGAATCTGAAAGTGTATCAAATCTGAACGCTAAAGTGAATGCTGGGGTTGAACTATGTGTTTGCctttggttgacaatgaatataaataaaaagacGGACCTCAAGCTAATAAGGTTTTTCGCTTTATTAAGATCGGGAAAGGAACGTCTATCGTATGCAATGTTACCCTTACTTTACAAATGGATTATTTTCATGACTTGAAATCTTAACCTTTTGGTCACAAAAGAGCAACCTTACCTTTTGATCATAAAGGATAACAATGAATATGATTACATAATCccatataaatggttatggggtTTTAAAATCCTAGACGGGGATGCAGGGTATTCCTTTCTCAACTACAAAGAGAAGGCtcaaagttttttatttttattcgaaCGATATTCTAACTTAATACAGATTTGAGCTTGGGTGCAAAGTGAGGATTACTTCTCTTGCCCCACTTAGCTACGCCTAGATCTGTGATCCAACGTTAAACGTATAGATTACAATTTACAGGAAGGAACCGAGTTACAGAAAATATTTTGGTAAAAGCACTTGTTGCCTTTTCCCATAACAGGATATCAATATAACAGAACGCCCATCTAGAACTAAAAGTcgggttttaatgaaaaatgagagTTGCGTGGGGAGCTTCCATTTTTCAACAGGCTTTGATTCAgaaacaccaccaccaccgtgaTGTCGTCGTGAAAATGTCGCCTTACTCCGCGCTCGATTTTCCTCAAATCTGCGTACCTCACTTCCCTTTTCTTAGCTGCTTCTTGTAGTGCAGCTTCAATCAGCTTCCTTGCTATTCCCTGCATTaccaagaaaatagaaaatgttCATTAACCTCATCATGTAAGTGATGATGCCGTGTAATCTAGCTCCTTCTCCGAGCTTTTCCGATTTTCAcactctcattttcttcttctgcgCTCCTCTCATTGTTTCGCTGTTTTAATTCTTGTTTGATTATTTTGATCCAAAagctaataataaaaaaaaggagtgCATGGGAGAAAAGAGgagtgtgaaaatcactttCGGGGAAAAAACAAAGGGTGTGCGGAAATAGTGTAATACAGATGGATGTGGAGATTGACCTTGCGGGGGTAATCGTTGACAATGTCGACAGCCTCCTGGTTGCTAAGATGCTCCCACAGACCATCGGAAGCGAATATGAGAAACTGATCTTCCGGTCGGAGTTTAATTACTGATACTTCTGGTTCCGGGATTAGAATTGGGTTGGGAAAAGGTTCAGGTAACCTATATTTTAGGGGTAGAGGCTCTCTGTTGAACTCTGCATTCTTCAAGTACGCGTCACCAATTGATCTCGAAACCTGCAAATCAAGAATATTAATATTAGTAATTTGGagttcaaatctcatggacGACAATTGTtggattgaaaacaaaaaataaacaaagatggTACCTGAATGAGGCCTTTAACGCGCCAAACTCggtgccttaaaaccacaatctttGAATCGTGTGGATGCAACGACTTGAGTTCCTCTCTCACGGATTCTACGCTTGCATTGTGCTCTGCAGATAACTGAATAGCCATGACTTCTTTAGTTGCCCTTTCTAATTTTCCTAGAACCACCCTAGAGTCCCCAACATTTGCTGTGTAAAGCAGTCCATCGCATATTATCCCCACCAAACAACATGTTCCTGCAGATGCAATTTGTGGCTTGCTTTGCCACTGCTTCTTCACCACGGAGAGAAAACTTTCTTCCGTCGCCAAGTACGCCTTCTTGATCACGTTTTCTGACATGCATCGATGCTCAGCTGCAATTCCTGCTTTCCCAATTAGGGTTAGAAAACGGTTAGTGAGCTTAACATTCATCTTTTAGCCTCCTGAGGGCCGAGAAAGTATTAAAATATTCAGTTTTGAGTGCAAATGGCTAAGAGATGAGTCATGAGGGAAATTAAAAAGACAAACGTTTAACATACTCTTTAGATTGCAGAAGAGATTTTCATTGACGTATCTTGAAGCCTCAGGCCCTCCATGTCCATCATAAACTCCAACAAAAGTCCCCAGAGGACCGGCTTTCGTTGTACACAGAGGACCTGATTCGACCTGGCTTTGATCCTCGATGACAGAATTGGCCTGAATGGCAGCCATTGAGAATTCTCCCCAAGCATGCTGCCCAAAGTCCTTGTACCATAACAACCCATCAACCCGGCCGCTGGCTTCCCCACCACGGCTAGATCCATCATCCACTGCAGAAGGCCTCCAACATGACCCAACCATTTTTCCAAGCAACAACTTTATAACACACAACAAAACTTTTGTATCATATCATCATCCAAACGAGCCGGCAATCAGAAAATTGATCAAATCGAGATCAAGAGCAACGAGAGCAAGAATTAGGCTGAACCCCAGCTTCTGTTTATGTTTCAAACCCGAAACCCCGTTCTCAACATTCTTACACCCTTCCAAACCAGACACCATTAATATGAacaaaaatttgagaaaaatgCCAAAGGGGTATGGGGAGGTAAAGTCAAGTCACAAATGTGTCTTCGGACCAGAAGGCAAATAGTTTAAATGTTTGTTCAGAGAATATGGAGGCCTGTTGGTTCTGTGTATCTTGAATTAGGGTTAAATACTTCTGGTTTTTCTATATGTGCCATTTTTGAGGAGCAAACTTAGCTGTAAAAGCACATACAGATTTGGAAATTGCAGAGGTTGGTCTGTGGTCAGATGATCAGAGTGATCAGAGGGAGCACTGGATAAGAAAAGGGTTTGGAGTTTTTTGATCTTCAAATTGTGGTCAGATGAGATCTAAGATGGGAAATAATAAGAGATTTTTGAGTTACAAAGCTCTGacattgtttgtgttttttcttgttttttttatgtttttgttttgggtttgtgaGAGACCTTCCCATTCCATGGTGGAGGTTTTGAGTTTCTATGTGACCTTTATTAGAAAGTAACCCAAGATTTTAGGCAACATTTTGGGCaatgaaggaagaaaaaaaattaaaactttaaggTAAATTGTAGA encodes:
- the LOC103433353 gene encoding probable protein phosphatase 2C 38 translates to MVGSCWRPSAVDDGSSRGGEASGRVDGLLWYKDFGQHAWGEFSMAAIQANSVIEDQSQVESGPLCTTKAGPLGTFVGVYDGHGGPEASRYVNENLFCNLKRIAAEHRCMSENVIKKAYLATEESFLSVVKKQWQSKPQIASAGTCCLVGIICDGLLYTANVGDSRVVLGKLERATKEVMAIQLSAEHNASVESVREELKSLHPHDSKIVVLRHRVWRVKGLIQVSRSIGDAYLKNAEFNREPLPLKYRLPEPFPNPILIPEPEVSVIKLRPEDQFLIFASDGLWEHLSNQEAVDIVNDYPRKGIARKLIEAALQEAAKKREVRYADLRKIERGVRRHFHDDITVVVVFLNQSLLKNGSSPRNSHFSLKPDF